From Elephas maximus indicus isolate mEleMax1 chromosome 1, mEleMax1 primary haplotype, whole genome shotgun sequence, a single genomic window includes:
- the LAMP3 gene encoding lysosome-associated membrane glycoprotein 3 isoform X1, with protein sequence MSWQFPAVAVLFVSLAVIFRYGSQIEEAFPEASDHLQPTTAATIQARPSFPQPTSQMPHKALTARSTDGHATYQIAATTSKSENPTTHAMIKTPATTTSVTTESIPSTSPVTHALITTQATPNISQSAHQVTEATIGSSAAPGSQSAALNPPAHTTMTHPSTVSPTAEETTQPSNQTSLPATLPTTPCSSTTSQMPTQPIHTPGTTTATHNATQTAPPVPPAPGPTLAPQPLPTKIGIYQVLNGSRLCIKAELGIELIVQDEESVFSPQRYFNINPNMTQASGNCGPRKSNLLLNFQGGFVNFTFTKDENSYCISEVGAFLTDSHPERIYQGVKSAMVLFETTAGHSFKCVSEQSIRLSTHLQLKTTNVQLQAFDFEGDNFGNADECFSDRSRREIPVAMGLSVTGLLLVLLTACLVASKRPSRGCEYT encoded by the exons AtgtcctggcagttccctgccgtcGCGGTGCTCTTCGTGTCCCTGGCCG TAATTTTCCGCTATGGCAGCCAAATAGAAGAAGCCTTTCCAGAAGCCAGTGACCATCTTCAGCCCACTACAGCAGCAACCATACAGGCCAGACCTTCTTTCCCACAACCGACTAGCCAAATGCCTCACAAAGCTCTAACGGCAAGGTCCACGGATGGGCACGCCACCTATCAAATAGCTGCCACGACTTCCAAGTCTGAGAACCCAACAACCCACGCAATGATAAAAACTCCAGCAACAACTACTTCGGTCACTACAGAAAGCATCCCATCCACCAGTCCAGTAACCCACGCCCTCATCACAACCCAGGCCACACCCAACATCTCACAATCGGCTCATCAGGTTACTGAAGCTACGATCGGCTCCAGTGCAGCACCTGGTTCACAGTCAGCCGCACTCAACCCACCAGCCCATACAACCATGACCCACCCATCAACTGTCAGCCCCACAGCTGAGGAAACCACCCAACCCAGTAACCAGACTTCCCTGCCAGCAACATTGCCCACGACACCGTGCAGCAGCACGACCAGCCAGATGCCCACACAACCCATCCACACCCCAGGGACAACCACAGCCACACACAATGCCACCCAAACAGCACCCCCGGTCCCCCCAGCTCCTGGGCCCACCCTCGCACCACAGCCGTTGCCAACCAAGATTGGAATTTATCAAGTTCTGAACGGAAGCAGACTCTGTATAAAAGCAGAGCTGGGGATAGAGCTGATTGTTCAGGACGAGGAGTCG GTTTTTTCACCACAGAGATACTTCAACATCAACCCCAACATGACCCAAGCCTCTGGGAACTGTGGCCCCCGAAAATCCAACCTCCTCTTGAATTTCCAAGGTGGCTTTGTGAATTTCACATTTACCAAG GATGAAAACTCATATTGTATCAGTGAAGTGGGAGCCTTTCTGACTGACTCACATCCAG AGAGAATCTACCAAGGAGTGAAAAGCGCCATGGTCTTGTTTGAGACGACGGCTGGGCATTCCTTCAAGTGTGTGAGTGAACAGAGCATCAGGCTGTCAACCCACCTTCAACTGAAAACAACGAATGTTCAACTTCAAGCCTTTGATTTTGAAGGAGACAACTTTGGAAATG CGGATGAATGCTTCAGTGACAGAAGTAGAAGAGAAATCCCTGTGGCCATGGGCCTGAGTGTCACAGGACTGCTTCTGGTTTTGCTAACAGCCTGCCTGGTGGCCAGCAAGAGGCCCAGTAGAGGATGTGAATACACATAA